Genomic segment of Eupeodes corollae chromosome 2, idEupCoro1.1, whole genome shotgun sequence:
acaatttgtttatttttgaaaaaaataaaacaaaaactcttcaCTTAGCtggaaaaactaaattatttatactttttttctattgtttacaATAGTATGTccataatttaaattgaaaggcaCCAGACACACATTTATATCCACTCAAAGttaatcgtttaaaaaaaaaggagaattttCATATTGTTAAGTGAATTATTCGCTATGATTGGTCTTTGGTATAATAGTTCCTTTAGTTTAGGTTTGTCGCTGTATGGACAAATGTTGCTATAGTTAAAACCTTTGTTGCCATATACTCCCAAAAGTCCCATGGTTTACGTGAAATTTGAAAGCAACTGGCTTACTACCACCTTTATCATACCTTCTAAATTACAGTTTAACTTTTTCCAGATtggtatataataaaataaaagcaaattataatattcattttttaatgataaacgtttttctttttatttacaggacgataaaaataagttgaaattacATCTTAATCGGATTGATTCTTTATgttgatttaaacttttttttttaaatacgcaactaaatgttttattttgccTTCGTTGACTTGTATGTATATATctcatgttaaaaaaatatttttgtatgaaaataaaatattatgctGCAATTACAGGTCTCAAATTATTGTGATTATTTTGTTATTCTCTTTTCTCTTCTTTGAAATGCAGCATTAGACTAGATGGCTGTGGCGTCttctatgtttgttttttgtttcttcttcttttttttcaacctCCTTTATCATCGTTAAGAAATTGGcaatttttgatgatttaactTACCACAAAACATGGTCGAATATTCATAGTGGTGGCAGATTCATTTTTGAGAATTATTAATGATAAAACATTTGGGtagcaaaaaatattatttcttattttgttcttaGTTTGTTTTGGTAGTAGACTTCAGATCCACTCAGCCTTGTGCTATGACCGGTGTGTATGTAGCAGCGGAGTACTTTCAGCGACATTGGCTGTTATTACAGATTGAGTTGTAGCTCCCCGTCCTGGTAGGTTTCTTCTTATAGGACGAGATTTCATCTATTAAACGAAAAagaatattatatataaatagcTTTTAACCATCAAACTTATGTATTTACCCTTCTGCGATGAACTTCATGCAGATATAGCGTACTCAAACACATATCTGCTGTAGTCAGATCAGCTGGGTTAAATCCTAAATGGGAATCCAGGCCGTAGATGCTGAAGTTAATCGAGAATTtagaaagaatttaattttgatcgTATAAACCTGATTTATACCTGTATAAAAGACTGTCTGCGGGACCCTCTGGACGCCCTTCGCTTCTCCTCACACCAAAGCGTACACTTCTGTCCATTGGAGCGGTAGACCTCTGCATCATAGATGGGGAAAAATCATCGTTCTCTTGTTCGGTTGTTGTAGAAGCATCTTCCAAATTCTGCTGCAACATTTGTTCAAAGTCAAACGTTCTAGTGGAGGAGTCGGCAGCGGCtgctgcagcagcagcagaagacGGACCTGCCATAGGAGTTGGCTTACGAATAGGATGAACCGAACGTCCAATTACACTTCCAACAATGTGATGATTGTTAAATATCGAATTGGCAACAGATGAATACTAAAAGTATCGATTAAATTAGTTGAAACACAAATCATTTGAGACCGTTTTCCTACCTCTTCACCAATTGTACCGAAAGAAACTAAACTCTCAGCCATTGCGGTATTATTTTCCAATTCTGATGTCTTGGCGCGCATCAAGTCTTGAATGGCATTCTTGCGAATACCCTTCATAAAGTGTTTAGCATCTGGTGGCATTCTCCATTCAGGATTTGTTAATGTAAAGTGTACAAGTGATAGCTCAGTTTTGCCATTTTCCACTGCATAGTGTTGACCCTCATCTTCAGCTGGAATCTTTTCTTTGTTTACATTCAATAATTGCCATTCTGGATTACCATGTTTTCGAACATCCATTTGTGCAAAAGAGCACACATTACCCACTCCTTTTACAGTAACTGTAAAACTTCGAAAGAATTTCACAATTTCTAGAGCTTTAGGACGAAAGACGAATAGAAGAATAAATGGTGTAATAAGGGGGCTAcatatttcattcaataaatgagcctaaaaatatagaaacaaaaatgattggTTGTGtgaagaattatttctttttgttatgcTTGTTACCGCTTTGAATTGAAAGAAATGTCCAAACTCTTGTTGGACCTGAGTTGTATGTGCGAAGCATTTCCATTCAGATGGAAGGTAGTGTACATGTGCGAGTACTGCAGTCAATAATTGCTCGGGGCACCATATCCTGTTCTCGTCTGGAATAAGAGTTCTGTAAATGgataacgaaatttaaaaacttattaaggGACTGTGATCagataaataattgtttgttatttatatttaattaaatattatttaatataaaaaaatataattggacTGTTCCACCAAAAATGTTGTACTATCACCAATtggagtttatttaaaaaaaagggaaatccTGGGTAAATTTGGAGGAACTTTTCCGAGTAGATGGTCAATAAGAAGATGGCGAACTTTGCTCAATAAGGGACATATCTTAAAAGGTTGTATTACTGAAAGCTTACTACTGTTTTATAACAGATAACTTTTAAAGGCAGCTAAAAACACAATTTGGTGATCAGGTGGTCTCTAGACTGTAtgcatttttgtattcttaaattaGGTTTTCAGTCATGGTCTAAGGGCAACCGAAGTATTTTCTAGGTCTTTCCGGTGTATTGATAAAGAGGTAataacaactttgaaaaatgcGACAGAAAGAATTATGTGAAACCTTCAGCTTATGCCATTGACCAATATTCGATTCATCTTACAACAATCCTGGTTATATTGTTCCACGggttgcatacaaaataaactgcaaGAAATTGTGTACACGTTTGGACGAACCTTGCGACATACTTACGAATTCTGTTACTTATGGCTTAATTTAACGatacaaattgaaaacataTTGCCCTTCATAATATCCGAgtagtacatttttgaaaaatgtattgcttTGGGTCTATTCGGATAATCttaacttatttacttaaggtggcgctacagtcctatgtgaactGGGGCCTCaccccaacaaacttctccatctagctcggtccctagatgtctccagtttcgcgctccaagttgggtgaggtcactttccatttGTGCCTGaaccgcggtcttcctctatgcGTTGTCCAGTGGGGGTGGATTAgaagactttccgagccggaACATGggtttcatgcgctctacgtgacccagtcatcttagtcgttgaacttttacccttctgactaAATCTACGCTGCTGTATAGTCCGTACAGTTCagcgttccatcttctcctccactccttttttatgaacaagGGATCGTAGATCacgactcaaggtgctttcatctgcttttgtcatagtccatgcttctgcaccgtatagcaggacggggatgatgagggtcttatatagcaacactttggtccctcgagagagaactttgctactcaattgctcaAAGAAACATGGGtcagcaagagttattcttcgtttggtcTTAGAGCtattgttgttttctgcgttaatagcggagcttaggtagacgaattccttgactacttcaaaaTTACGTCAATCGATGGTGGCGTTTTGGAAGAGacatcggtgttgtaagtcctttcttgacgacagcatgtactttgttttgccctcattaaccgttaaacccatttttgccgccactgcctcaatactcacaagaGAACCATTGACAGCAATCTGAGTTCTtcagattatgtcaatgtcatcagcatatgctagtaattggacagacttttgaaagatagttcctctagtgttgaagtgagagctctgcactattctttcaagtacgatgttaaaaaatcgcatgacaacgcatcaccttgtctaaaaccttttttgacatcgaaaggttctgttaagtggtttccaacctttatggagcatcgtgaattctccatggtcatcctgcacaaacggacgagtttggcagggatgccaaaactagacttggctctatacagctcgtccctgtagatactgtcatatgcggctttgaaatcgatgaaaagatggtgggtatcgatttgatgttcttgggttttttggagaatctgccttaatgtgaatatttgaccgactgtggactttcctggtctaaaaccacagtgataaagacctatcaggttgttgacgattggcTTTAGAcgtatattacggcagagaagattttgtaagcgatgttaagaagactgattcctctatagtttgtgcagtttagagggtctccttttttccgaatcgggcaaacaatattgaggttcctttcatcgggcattctttcttccgactatatcttAAAGATAAGTTGGAGCATGGTCATAACCAAATTAACTCCAGCtgatttaaagagctcggcattcaagccatctgctccagcggttttttagacttcagcttagatatgacaatctttacttcgtctaagtcgggattgttggttttcgtcgtctatcttgaatggatcatcctgactgacagcggaattcggtccGACATCgacgttatacagtctgcagaagtcgtctttccatatcctcaccattgactgctgttccactatgatgtttacGTTTATGAACTTGTGAATTCCGTTTCACCTGCTcttaaactttcgaacttcattcctgcctAGTCTGAaggttaaaagaaaaatgagacCAACACAATTTTATACTTATGTATATCAACAGCGGAATAAAAGACCTGAATTTTTTAACTGATCACTCTgttaaagagaagaaaaaacattgtttGAGCTAACAACGTGTTGCAAAGAATGCAGAAAGCCGCAAACATCGACTGCAAACAAATACAATAAACAACAATCGAAACCAAATGGAATTTCCATCCTCCCACTGTTTCTCCTCACTTAAGAAAATTATAGGACGCTTGTGACTTAAATAGAAACATGTTTAAACTCATGGCCTCTTTGTCTGATATGCGATAACTTCCTCACCATCACgccataaataatatataatcttACCTGCAAACTACTCCAATTCCAGTCAGTACAGCAATAATTGTAAGGACATGCTCCACTTGGAATACATATTCATCATAGATACCAAGAGCCAAGATGAGAAATAGAATACCACCAGAAAGAAACAGTATATTTCTGAAACGAAATACCAAACGCTTTGTTATTGTTTGCTCACAATCAAATAATATAGTTCCCTTTAAACATACTTCGCAATAACATTCATTATTGGTGAGGAAAACGAACTAAGATAACGGTCAGCTGGTTCGTAAGCACGATTTAAGCGAGCATCTAATTCGTGTTCTAGTTCGTTGAAATGCCTTAAATAAAGTCGACCATAATTTGACCATGTCCGCATTCCTAAGGCGCCTGgttcttttttcaatatctaTGAAATATTATGGtttaaaatgtgattttaaccagaaagtttatttttatcgtTTAGGTTCACTTACATTAAcgtattgaaatgaaaaatagatACATTGCCAAAGGAAGATAACTGGAGCAAGAATTAAATTGGCAATTGCCACCCACATAATCTGTTTCGAAAGGCGTTGTGCTAATTCAACTTGATTGCTTCGCTGAGTGTAATCGTCCCGTAATTGccaattgttttgaaaaggaGACCCTGGACCACCTGAAATTCATTAAGTTAGATTTACTTTTGTTATAATTCATGAACAACAATTTGGCAAAgtcatcttctttttttaattttttggatttgtatattttaaaacttaaatcaatACTTACGAAATAATATAAAGTCTATATTATAAGTCAAACCGCGACTTAAAGATACAAATTCACCCAATATTGGTATACGAAAACGTACTGGCAATAAGTTCTTATTCATTAAAGCAaccatataatttttaaatctaaaaagaaaacaagaatatACATTCAATgcaaatttaagataaaaaaaactataaagacAAATTTACCTAAGAATTCTATGGTAAATATCTAGTTCTGTAAGTTGTTCCTTATCTATGCACATGTGCTGCTCCGATTGAACTTCTcggattttctttttgatttcatGCCATGTTATATTGTCAAGTTCATTCTGAAATATAGTAaatatttaatgtcaaaattaaattagtttttattggAATTATAATTTACATATGAATCATAAATATTTgcctacaaaaaaacattatatgtTATCAGCTTTTACtcgtccaaaaacaaacaatcgaAAAAAGATCACGAAGACCATTGCtagaaaagaagttttaaattttttgtctaCAGCTGGTTTTAATTGTTCTCATTCTCAACTACATTGTGCAACATAAATatcctattattattattattatattttattaactagtaattaaaattacaagataatatacatacaaaagGAGAGAGCCTAGCTGCGAAGACTATTGGTTCTGCCACGTACATGTCCACATTAACACTGTCTCATATATTACCAAAATGTTACTATTaagtaaaatcgaatttatCGGAATTTACATTTATGGCAGTTCCCCAAAAACAACGCTATGAATAATACAACCAAGCTTCCAACAAGCAGCTAGAAGGAGCATCAACGCCTTTCCTACAACACCACTCAAAAATATTCTTGCGGAAGCAGGTATTCCCTCTGTTGAGCAACGTTTCGAACAAACCATCTCGAACttagttgtaaaattggtcttctCCACGAATTCAGTTATCGATAAAGACATTCATCAAGCTATGAACCTTAAGTACAAGAAACGTATTTCATCTGCTTTAAAAACAATCCTCGACAAAGCTCGGGAAATGGATATaccaacaaaaactacaaaatactcaattttatatcatatcCTCCATGGAAAATAAAAGCCGATTCATTTGTATTGAGCCTCGCTCACTAcagtaaaacaaatacaagCAATGCAGTATACCAATCACTCAAGTATTTCATcagaacttaaaactaaaggCTGGAAATTTATCTTCACTGATGGATCCAAATCAAAAGATAATACATCATTTGCAGTTACATTTGAAGATGGCCAAATCCTCAATATTGGCATCCCGGAATATGCTTCTATTTTCACCGCAGAAGCGTTTGCTATTCTGCAAGCAACCAAATCAATAAGGAATTCCAACGATAAGTTCGTAATATGCTCTGATAGCATATCAGTCCTGAAAGCAGTTAAATGTCCAAACAACGATTCAGATCTTATTTCCGCGATAAGGAACAAGATAATAATGAAgccgaataaaataaaactgatgtGGCCATTCTAAAATACGTGGAAACGAAGAAGCTGATACAGCAGCAAACTCTACCAACAAATCACCTGTGTATAAATTCAATATATACACCAAAAAAGACCTGAAAACCTAAATACTGGACACCTTGAGAAGAAAACAAGATATCGAATGGATCCTATACCACCaccattataaaaaaattaatgaacataAAACCTATCCTCAATACCCTACAAacgtatcaaaacaaaaaatctctaaCTACATCCACTTAAGACTTGGTCACACTTCAGCAACTCACAAACACcttctaaacaaaaacaatccacCGAGTTTAACTCACCTCCTCGAAAACTGTCAATCATCGAAACCTGCCCTTTCatcaatcttcaaaaatatatcgaTCTATGACGTATTGAAAAACCCCACcctcaaatatcaaaaatgtaaataaatttcttacaaccctcaacttaaatgtatgtataaacattttaataataataaatatcctaattttataaatttgaagtgCGATCTATTTCTGTTATTTTTacgttatttaaaatcattgaagatatattttaaaaaagtatttactcGTAAAACTAATTTACACCCCTTAAACATAccattttaaacacaaaaccCATAAAACACATACCAAAAGTTTATTACAATTTGGAGTAATTTCGTTACATTCTATTtataaaaccgttttttttccTTTACAAATGCGAACAGCGCGCGAATCCTATCTTCAATGGAAgtcaattaaatacaaatgtcTGGATGTGACCAACTAACAGCATCACACCAAATATCAATCTCAATAGTTTTTGAACAATAGAGTTTTGCACACTTCTTTAGAAgtgaacgatgttaaagaagtcacaTGGCAGTGCATCgcatcttaaacattttttgatatcaaacgCATCGGTGAGACTTTTTGCGACCTTGATAGAACAgggtgcattctccatcgtcattctgcacaaacgaacaagtttgacagggatgccataactagacattgctctgtaaagctcttccctTTAATTGCTGTCATATGcgtttttgaaatcgataaggagatggtgggtatcgattttaaGTTCCTgggattttttccaagatctgtcgtcatgtaaatatttggttagtggtggattttcctggtctgacTGGCTGTGGACAATGGGCTTCAGACGtgtacataatacggcagaaatgATCTTATATGCGTTGTTCAGGAGACTGacgcctctgtagttggtgcattTCAGAGGGTCTCTTTTCACTCATTGCCTGCTGCTCTGAAGAATTCCAATTCAGCAgctatgccgtcagctccagcagctttgttggatTCCAGTTTCGGCctggtaggcggaattgttgatctgcgtcgcctaggctAGTTCTACTtgtatctcccttacagcggaatttgatTCGTTACGCCGTTATATAGTGTCTTCTACTTTGAACGTAGAAGTtatcgagttgtagaagctgagaaGGCTGGAAGGACACCGCGGCAAACCGCTCGTGTTGAATGGGCACAAAAGTTCAATATTGATCTTTGctaggtgccgggccatagaaaaTTCAGGTAACTGTTAGGCAGATAAGCtggccaggaacggtacagtacagcccattttactacgtttggcaaatgctggcatactaATGGCTACTTGCAATGCAAGCACAAGGTGGAATAcatgtcaggtcacaaaaaacatctggccaacactagatctAAAGCGATCacggtgcttgctatctctaagcaaatcgtatgtaagctcgataataggtgtcataaccggacactgtctaataggaaagcacaccacgcggctaggcgttttctcaaatgactttaatagaagctgtatggacgaggaagaggaggaaacaagtTTTTAGCTTCTCTGTACATGCGCTgttctggctcgaaaacgcaagttACCTagcagaattcttctttaacgatctaaatcatatcagcataatcagctcAAACTGGTtgcattgagcttaggaggaagcctcaagattcatgtggtatcacaatgggccattaaactggcctaagtgtgtccgattccatcatggacaACCACTTTAACCTTTAACCATGCTCTCAGAATATAATGCGGATGTACTACGATATTcctctgatcgtctttacaggtttCGGTGAGTGGCTTGTAGCCTTATACCCTTAAAAGGTGTTATTTTtcaccttttggtaaaatttacgagcCTCATTCTTGTTATGACATCCCTTTATCTCCTTGAACGCGCGCTTCTCAGTCTcccctttttttcttatatataaatatacaatgtgttgacaaaataaataaagtacttTGTAAATATAGCAGGCCATTCACAAACATAAACCATTCAAAAATAtagaatatatacatatgtatgtatataaatagaaTATTTCAAGATTAAATTAAGGTAAGTatgtcaaataaatatttgcttttattcctttaagaacaaacaaaataaaagattttagaaaaaataagattgaagctaCTGAGctgttaaataaataactaccttatcttaaaatatatacaaaaataaatctataagGGTATTTTAAAGTGCAAAACTCAAGAAggtttgtttttggtattttattatGTAGAGAAAAAGTATATAATTATggtttttagtaaaaacaaacACTTTGCTTTTACACAGTTGTCCAAAATTTGACTATGATCGAAATGTAATTCAAAGTGTAGATTATTGCTAAACTTATGAAGATGGCGTCGTCGTCAAATATATAGCTCAGAACTTATTGAGTTACGTTGCTTATTGAGTTTTTGTAATTCTGAGTAttctataaataagttttttaattgttttatgttGTACTTATATTGTTCCAGCACTTTTGTAATATATTCAACAATTTAGATTCTTATATCGAATCATTAAAGCTCCTCAAACAATAACTCAACAAGGTTAAAACACTATGGTGATTGCCGCAGCCATGCTATGACTTGTTAGATTTCTTCGTCTTCTCATTAAGTGACCCGGATAAGTCCAAACGTGTGTTTTTGGCCATTGCCCTGTTGAAATCTGAATCATTGGCCAATTAATCCTAATCCAAAGATCACAGCACTTTCTTCTAATATCTTCTTGAACGCCTCATAgttattttctttcaataacGCGAGTCAAATCTACAATACCACTCAAAGACCATTACAAAATCAACTCTATGCTTGACGGTAGAAACCATAAAGCGGGGAAAAATCTTTTGTTCATTGTTGCGTCAAACGAAAATTGTCACTTTTGTGCCAAATACATCTAACATAGATTTATTGCTCCATAAAACTCTGCTAAATTCTTCTTCTATCCAGTCTCCATGCTCTTTGGCCTACTCTAACCGTTTCACTTTGCCATTTGGTTTAAGAAAAGGGTTTCGAACCACCTCTCGTCTTAATAGTTCAGGACATCTTTAAGCTAACTTTTGACCATTGTCAATGACAGTGGCttgttttatattgtatttatttccgCACGTATTTCCGGTGCTGTTTTTTGCCGgtttcgtttgtttgtttttactaaaaacgGCTCAATAGCAAGTTGATCGAAGCACTTCGATACCTTTAACTGCGAAGCAATTTGCCTTTATGATCTGCTTCTTTAAAAAGATTGATGATAGcagaaagtttttcaattgtGGTTTGTGCAACTTTTCGCATTTTGAACTAGTTTATACTGGATAGATggagaatttgaaataaatggtTAAAAACGTGGCTTTTATATTAAAGACTTGCAAATAGGGTCATACAAAAATCTGAATTAACAATCAATATTcataaaaactaattattaCGAAATCGATTTACCCACACTtaaacacaatacaaaaaatatggatGAAGAATCCAACTTTCACTACGTCAACGTGTTACTTAGTATAATAAGTAAAAATCCCAAtctttaaatcataaaatcaaACCTAAGAATTATTGAAGTCAATTAGCTTGTGAGCACAACTTTTGGccagcaattatttttttataataagcggaCACTCAAAGGAatttactacccttattatgtagacacagtgtgagcacttgGAAAGGGAGAGACGGGTTGAAAGGaaatgtcggtgcacattggttttgaattcctgaatattgcaatgacttggaaagacagagtgtggtaaggcattccacattcgcatagtacggctaaaaaacgaatctctgtacttgacagtacgaccgtagttgggctcgagggtatattaatgaacattcctagaagcgcgagtattacggttgaattgtttaaggggaggaatgcagctggctatttctctagagcataaaccattaaaataacgttaaaagagggtgagacaagaaacatttcgacgatgttcgagtgacgtaaatgatcttatgatgataatatcaccaatcaatctaaatgctctacgttcaatactatccaagagacttaagtaCTTAAGacttatataagtcttgtaaatgacagccagatcagagggggagaaaaacttcttgcatcgccttagaaaacccaaacatcttgcggcatttttggcgacgtCGCGTAtttgatcgttccacaaaaggtggttggtgatacacataccgagaatatcgagatgtcagtttcctcgatgctagtgccatttatggataatggcaaggggggtatatttcgctttaacgatacaagacagcattgcgttttcaaagcattaaattctacgcggtttcttattccccactGTACAAGGCTGTTTAGAaccgaatttaatgagcttatcatattttgtcgttgcatttCCAtgtccgaagaagaggggtgtgaatctgaaaacgaatataaaaagctaagactactatcgtcagcgaaacaatgtattggattagaagttgcagacaagagataattaataaaaatgagaaagagtgttgcagataaaacagagccctggggtacaccagcattttgttttgtggttttcagacttgaatccatccaatacatacgtattgaacgattcgaaaggtaattactaatccaatgaaggagggattcatgaaaaccgaaagcacgcattttagataagagagcctgataccaaaccctatcaaatacttttgaaatatcaagtgcaataagtGCAGATGAAAAAGCTAACGCTAAGGTTTTCcaagcgatgaagaacacctcttcagaacaatagcggggataccatccggaccagcagatttatgtatgttaacatcttttaggactctcgctaaagtacgagtgcgaaaaaagatttgccagatagaatcattaactcgttcaagtacaggcggagtcataacactcactggcaacGTTGAATTgacggcgaactgcctagcaaagagatttgctttctctatagagctaacaaatggagtgtca
This window contains:
- the LOC129946486 gene encoding autophagy-related protein 9A → MANPDVNYKSLNEGGNPFRKDENLADIDSPNENEDTPRTSGIMIHIVPETSRTRWNHIEDLDSFFTRMYNYHQKHGFTVIVMDGMFQLIQFGFVVWVLTFTVYCVDYKELFGDAGRNKTSISDVTKPIGECVQGFTGITFLVLFIATLFFMVKMIKMIYHITQYSDMKKFYNSALQIEDNELDNITWHEIKKKIREVQSEQHMCIDKEQLTELDIYHRILRFKNYMVALMNKNLLPVRFRIPILGEFVSLSRGLTYNIDFILFRGPGSPFQNNWQLRDDYTQRSNQVELAQRLSKQIMWVAIANLILAPVIFLWQCIYFSFQYVNILKKEPGALGMRTWSNYGRLYLRHFNELEHELDARLNRAYEPADRYLSSFSSPIMNVIAKNILFLSGGILFLILALGIYDEYVFQVEHVLTIIAVLTGIGVVCRTLIPDENRIWCPEQLLTAVLAHVHYLPSEWKCFAHTTQVQQEFGHFFQFKAAHLLNEICSPLITPFILLFVFRPKALEIVKFFRSFTVTVKGVGNVCSFAQMDVRKHGNPEWQLLNVNKEKIPAEDEGQHYAVENGKTELSLVHFTLTNPEWRMPPDAKHFMKGIRKNAIQDLMRAKTSELENNTAMAESLVSFGTIGEEYSSVANSIFNNHHIVGSVIGRSVHPIRKPTPMAGPSSAAAAAAAADSSTRTFDFEQMLQQNLEDASTTTEQENDDFSPSMMQRSTAPMDRSVRFGVRRSEGRPEGPADSLLYSIYGLDSHLGFNPADLTTADMCLSTLYLHEVHRRRMKSRPIRRNLPGRGATTQSVITANVAESTPLLHTHRS